Proteins encoded within one genomic window of Humulus lupulus chromosome 1, drHumLupu1.1, whole genome shotgun sequence:
- the LOC133832083 gene encoding protein ALP1-like, whose protein sequence is MDDSDEEFEILFGDTSSSSSEELIGQIRRPLRTSNMSGRQYLLELLNGHPDRLFYTIRMDVNTFRSLCRRLVEMEVIEHDKVISVEEAAVMFLWIVTHNQRVRTVAERYQHSVETVCRQFGRLLDALCYLGNEVIRPLHFNTVQAEIQNNSKYFPWFKDCVGAIDGTHVSAVAPALKQLAYRGRKVDVTQNVMAACSFNMMFTYVYAGWEGTANDSRVLLDAIRKDDNFPMPPPGKYYVVDSGYPNMPGFLAPYRGERYHLRRFRGRGNHPRGAMELFNYRNSSLRNVIERCFGLLKARFSILKSMPPYLLGKQRRISIACCAIHNWIKMHSINDRMFGQYSEYATPVEDIEGTESQSNTTIENQQEGDEAGISEAPQINFNQAYMA, encoded by the exons ATGGATGATTCGGATGAGGAGTTTGAAATATTATTTGGTGATACTTCGTCTTCATCAAGCGAGGAATTAATTGGTCAA ATTAGACGACCACTACGCACTTCAAATATGTCTGGACGTCAATATTTACTTGAGCTGCTAAATGGACATCCTGATAGATTGTTTTACACAATTAGAATGGACGTTAATACTTTTAGATCTTTATGTCGTCGATTAGTTGAAATGGAAGTCATAGAACATGACAAGGTAATTAGTGTTGAAGAAGCTGCTGTCATGTTTCTATGGATAGTAACACACAACCAACGAGTTAGGACTGTGGCCGAAAGATATCAACATTCGGTAGAAACTGTTTGTCGTCAGTTTGGCAGACTGCTAGATGCATTGTGTTATTTAGGAAATGAAGTAATAAGGCCTCTTCACTTTAATACTGTGCAAgcagaaattcaaaataattcgAAGTATTTCCCATGGTTTAag GATTGTGTTGGAGCAATTGATGGTACTCATGTAAGTGCAGTTGCACCAGCTCTAAAACAACTTGCATATAGAGGAAGAAAAGTAGATGTAACACAAAATGTAATGGCTGCATGCTCCTTTAATATGATGTTTACTTATGTCTACGCTGGATGGGAAGGAACAGCCAATGACTCTCGAGTGCTTCTTGATGCAATCAGAAAAGACGATAACTTTCCCATGCCACCACCAG GTAAATACTATGTTGTTGATTCTGGCTATCCAAATATGCCTGGGTTTCTAGCACCATATCGTGGTGAACGTTATCACTTGCGTCGCTTTAGAGGAAGAGGGAACCATCCTAGAGGTGCGATGGAGTTATTCAATTATAGGAACTCATCATTGCGCAATGTGATTGAACGTTGTTTTGGACTTCTTAAAGCCAGGTTTTCCATTTTGAAGTCAATGCCTCCATACTTGCTTGGAAAGCAGCGTCGAATATCAATAGCATGTTGCGCTATCCACAACTGGATCAAAATGCATTCTATTAATGATAGAATGTTTGGACAATATTCAGAGTATGCTACACCTGTTGAAGATATTGAAGGAACTGAAAGCCAATCTAATACAACAATAGAAAACCAACAAGAAGGAGATGAAGCAGGAATTTCTGAGGCACCACAGATTAATTTCAATCAAGCTTATATGGCTTAG
- the LOC133832159 gene encoding uncharacterized protein LOC133832159, with translation MDAKNVDIDDHASWPEAIESHYIGLLYEEAKKGLQTTTLDKKGWLKIENDIFNSFGKRYKMPQLKSKFNRLRKAHREFSHLLEQTGMGWDTQTKTVTASDEVCDTYLKKYPNAKRFRKKGLQHYEMLGEIFNNTTATGGMSYASTQLPPSSVEERQQERHFVGTGAHVDIDLEFDGDNYGEEEEVTGVRRRATSAPPDAPKPKEKKNKGASSAFDQVMGELAKSISAKTEASLTRSETMRKYYESREKRISEETSKVTNSYNVEDCQSILDSIPDLDNKIYLKALHEFVATPEWRGIFMRMNEERRRAYLDSLLE, from the exons ATGGATGCGAAGAATGTAGACATTGACGATCATGCTTCTTGGCCTGAGGCTATTGAATCACATTATATTGGTCTTTTGTATGAAGAGGCTAAAAAAGGATTACAAACAACAACCTTGGACAAAAAAGGATGGCTAAAAAtagaaaatgacatatttaattcttttggaaaGAGATATAAAATGCCTCAATTGAAATCCAAATTCAATCGGTTGAGAAAGGCACATCGAGAATTTTCTCATCTTTTGGAACAAACTGGTATGGGATGGGATACTCAAACAAAAACTGTTACAGCAAGTGATGAAGTATGTGACACTTATCTAAAG AAATATCCAAATGCGAAGAGATTTCGAAAAAAAGGATTGCAACATTATGAGATGCTTGGAGAAATATTCAATAATACAACAGCCACTGGTGGTATGAGTTATGCCTCCACTCAACTTCCACCTTCTTCAGTTGAGGAACGCCAACAAGAGCGTCATTTTGTTGGCACTGGAGCACATGTTGATATTGATCTTGAATTTGACGGTGATAATTAtggagaggaagaagaagttacTGGTGTACGTCGTCGAGCTACTTCTGCTCCACCAGATGCACCAAaaccaaaagagaaaaagaacaaAGGGGCTAGTTCTGCCTTCGACCAAGTGATGGGAGAACTTGCAAAAAGTATTTCTGCTAAGACTGAGGCATCATTAACACGGAGTGAGACTATGCGTAAGTATTATGAATCGAGAGAAAAAAGAATTAGCGAGGAAACCAGCAAAGTCACTAATTCTTACAATGTGGAAGATTGTCAAAGCATTCTTGATAGTATTCCAGATCTGGATAATAAAATATACCTCAAAGCGTTGCATGAGTTTGTAGCAACCCCAGAATGGCGTGGAATATTCATGAGAATGAATGAGGAGCGTCGACGTGCTTATCTTGATTCATTGTTGGAGTga